In Natronococcus occultus SP4, the following proteins share a genomic window:
- a CDS encoding DEAD/DEAH box helicase has product MAATDEDGGQPTIDHPLLEPNFLERRLYQLKLAGTAANHHTLVCLPTGLGKTTVSLLVTARRLEEVGGTALMLAPTKPLVQQHAEFYREALQVPDDEIVVFTGDVSPDDRAALWEDATVVMATPQVIENDLVGSRISLSDVTHCTFDECHRATGDYAYNYIAERYHADARDPLVTGMSASPGGDEEAILEVCENLGLQEVEVMTEEDADVAEFTHDTDVEWERIDLPEEVLEIRDALNEVITDRLETLKELGVAGSTQPDQSQKDLNRMRAELQRLIDNDQSEGFEGMSVHAEVMKLRQAVTLVETQSVEALRRYFDRQRNQARSSGASKASQRMVSDPRVREAMRRAEKFDELHPKYRKSRMLLAETLGLEDGERVIVFTESRDTAEALTEFLSESFDAKRFVGQGDREGSDGMTQKEQQEVLDAFRAGKFEVLVSTSVAEEGLDVPEVDLVLFYEPVPTAIRSIQRKGRTGRQSEGRVVVLLAEDTRDEAYFWISKRREKEMESELRELKGMADELEEELDDAQQSLAAFESGAKVNGEGEKPQEGSGSSSGNEGVGDRPGLQEFDAENSESSSNADGSSDDAADVATHEPHAEGDRVEVVADQREMDANIARELSRRESYEVRLETLEVGDYVLSDRVAVERKSVADFVDSLVGGDRSVFEQVGAMSRHYARPIVVVEGEGLYEQRDVHPNAVRGALSSLAVDFGASVLRTESEADTTDLLAVIAGREQEVGDREVSVHGQKQAKTMAEQQEYVVSSIAEIGPVTARALLEEFGTVEAVMIATEDELMEADGVGRVTAERIRDVIGSEYTG; this is encoded by the coding sequence ATGGCAGCGACGGACGAGGACGGCGGACAGCCGACGATCGATCACCCCTTACTCGAGCCGAACTTCCTCGAGCGACGGCTCTACCAGCTGAAGCTCGCGGGCACGGCCGCGAACCACCACACGCTGGTCTGTCTGCCGACGGGGCTGGGGAAGACGACGGTGAGCCTGCTGGTGACCGCCCGCCGGCTCGAGGAGGTCGGCGGAACCGCCCTGATGCTCGCGCCCACGAAGCCCCTCGTCCAGCAACACGCCGAGTTCTACCGAGAGGCCCTGCAGGTGCCCGACGACGAGATCGTCGTCTTCACGGGCGACGTCAGTCCCGACGACCGGGCCGCGCTGTGGGAGGACGCGACGGTCGTGATGGCCACCCCGCAGGTCATCGAGAACGACCTCGTCGGCAGTCGGATCTCCCTCTCTGACGTTACGCACTGTACCTTCGACGAGTGCCACCGCGCGACGGGCGACTACGCGTACAACTACATCGCCGAGCGCTATCACGCCGACGCCCGCGACCCGCTCGTAACCGGAATGAGCGCCTCCCCCGGCGGCGACGAGGAGGCCATCCTCGAGGTCTGCGAGAACCTCGGGCTCCAGGAAGTGGAGGTGATGACCGAGGAGGACGCCGACGTCGCCGAGTTTACCCACGACACCGACGTCGAGTGGGAGCGCATCGACCTCCCCGAGGAGGTCCTGGAGATCCGCGACGCCCTGAACGAGGTGATCACGGACCGCCTCGAGACCCTCAAGGAGCTGGGGGTCGCTGGCTCGACCCAGCCCGACCAGTCCCAGAAGGATCTCAACCGGATGCGCGCCGAGCTCCAGCGGCTGATCGACAACGACCAGTCGGAGGGGTTCGAGGGGATGTCCGTTCACGCCGAGGTGATGAAGCTCCGCCAGGCCGTGACGCTCGTCGAGACCCAGAGCGTCGAGGCCCTGCGGCGGTACTTCGACCGCCAGCGCAACCAGGCCCGGTCCTCGGGGGCCTCGAAGGCCAGCCAGCGGATGGTCTCGGATCCCCGCGTTCGCGAGGCGATGCGAAGGGCCGAGAAGTTCGACGAGCTCCACCCGAAGTACCGCAAGAGCCGGATGCTGCTGGCCGAGACTCTGGGGCTCGAGGACGGCGAGCGGGTGATCGTCTTCACCGAGTCCCGCGATACGGCGGAAGCGCTGACGGAGTTTTTGAGCGAGAGCTTCGACGCGAAGCGCTTCGTCGGCCAGGGCGACCGCGAGGGCTCGGACGGGATGACACAAAAGGAACAACAGGAGGTACTCGACGCCTTCCGGGCCGGCAAGTTCGAGGTGCTGGTCTCGACGTCGGTCGCCGAGGAGGGGCTTGACGTCCCCGAGGTCGATCTCGTCCTGTTCTACGAGCCCGTCCCGACGGCGATCCGGTCGATCCAGCGCAAGGGTCGTACGGGTCGCCAGTCGGAGGGACGGGTCGTTGTCCTGCTGGCCGAGGACACCCGCGACGAGGCCTACTTCTGGATCTCGAAGCGCCGCGAGAAGGAGATGGAATCCGAGCTCCGCGAGCTGAAGGGGATGGCCGACGAGCTCGAGGAGGAGCTCGACGACGCCCAGCAGTCCCTGGCCGCGTTCGAGAGCGGAGCGAAAGTGAACGGGGAAGGCGAAAAACCACAGGAGGGAAGCGGATCTTCCAGCGGAAACGAGGGGGTTGGCGACCGACCCGGACTGCAGGAGTTCGACGCGGAGAACTCGGAGTCGAGTAGCAACGCCGACGGATCGAGCGACGACGCCGCGGACGTCGCGACCCACGAACCCCACGCCGAGGGCGACCGCGTCGAGGTCGTCGCCGACCAGCGCGAGATGGACGCCAACATCGCCCGCGAGCTCTCGCGGCGCGAGAGCTACGAGGTGCGCCTCGAGACGCTGGAGGTCGGCGACTACGTCCTCTCGGATCGAGTCGCCGTCGAGCGCAAGTCCGTCGCCGACTTCGTCGACTCGCTGGTCGGGGGCGACCGCTCGGTGTTCGAGCAGGTCGGGGCGATGAGCCGCCACTACGCCCGTCCGATCGTGGTCGTCGAGGGCGAGGGGCTGTACGAGCAACGCGACGTCCACCCCAACGCCGTCCGGGGGGCGCTCTCGAGTTTGGCCGTCGACTTCGGAGCGAGCGTCCTCCGGACCGAGAGCGAGGCCGACACGACGGACCTGCTCGCGGTGATCGCCGGCCGCGAACAGGAGGTCGGTGACCGGGAAGTGTCGGTCCACGGCCAGAAGCAGGCCAAGACGATGGCCGAACAGCAGGAGTACGTCGTCTCCTCAATCGCCGAGATCGGGCCCGTCACCGCCCGAGCGCTCCTCGAGGAGTTCGGCACCGTCGAGGCGGTGATGATCGCGACCGAGGACGAACTGATGGAAGCCGACGGCGTCGGTCGGGTAACCGCCGAGCGGATCCGCGACGTGATCGGCAGCGAGTACACCGGCTGA
- a CDS encoding HTTM domain-containing protein, with protein sequence MSSATSSFDALAGRLRRAVANRVRIDTRTLAAFRVLAGLLIIADLLLRSRNFSFYYTNDGAVPQSLAQAMSSEGAISIYHYTTDPTVIAGLFVLQGLIAVQLIVGYKTRIATILSFLLVVSLDHHNPLVLSYADTLFRLLLFWAIFLPLGERWSIDAVHADREPRKGIASVASALILAQMVVMYIVNGYHKAHDELWTSGEATPLIMGLHDTTFFLAPYLREFQTLLQIGGLTWFYMLLFSWLLFVLRGRLRMALVGMFVASHASFIVTVRIGAFPYVAIAGVMLFLQAQFWDDLKAVARYLGVDLDAIDARRERLAGLARRVPDVRLRGERQRRARELGYNAAIGVVVLSIVLFVALSMLPIGGVADEETVVEEQIEDRAQQLSIDQPDWSVFAPTPRTTDSYYVFPAQTADGEVVDVYNGQSSVSYDRPYEGSQIQEQYGSYRERFYMNSVRRGGMQGTNDADDSLAEYICTSWEEEQGTELTHVNMYRVSEDVTMDTVSDPDDRDRSVDLVSAHGCGDNEPAEIQPPDF encoded by the coding sequence ATGAGTAGCGCCACCTCTAGCTTCGATGCCCTTGCCGGGCGGCTTCGCCGGGCGGTCGCGAATCGGGTCCGGATCGATACCCGGACGCTCGCGGCGTTTCGCGTCCTCGCCGGACTGTTGATCATCGCCGACCTGCTCCTGCGGAGTCGGAACTTCTCGTTTTACTATACGAACGACGGCGCCGTCCCACAGTCGCTGGCCCAGGCGATGAGTTCCGAGGGGGCGATCTCGATCTACCACTACACGACCGATCCGACCGTCATCGCCGGCCTGTTCGTGCTGCAGGGGTTGATCGCCGTCCAGCTCATCGTCGGTTACAAGACCCGGATCGCGACGATCCTTTCCTTCCTGCTCGTGGTCTCGCTCGATCACCACAACCCGCTGGTGTTGAGCTACGCCGACACGCTGTTCCGGCTCCTCTTGTTCTGGGCGATCTTCCTCCCGCTTGGCGAGCGGTGGTCGATCGACGCCGTTCACGCCGACCGGGAACCCCGAAAGGGGATCGCCAGCGTCGCGTCGGCGCTGATCCTCGCCCAGATGGTGGTCATGTACATTGTCAACGGCTACCACAAGGCCCACGACGAGCTCTGGACGAGCGGCGAGGCGACGCCGTTGATTATGGGGCTTCACGACACGACGTTTTTCCTCGCACCCTACCTCCGGGAGTTCCAGACGCTGCTCCAGATCGGCGGGCTGACGTGGTTCTACATGTTGCTGTTCTCCTGGCTGCTGTTCGTACTGCGGGGCCGACTGCGGATGGCGCTCGTCGGGATGTTCGTGGCGTCACACGCCTCGTTTATCGTCACCGTACGGATCGGCGCGTTCCCATACGTCGCGATCGCCGGCGTGATGCTGTTCCTCCAGGCGCAGTTCTGGGACGATCTGAAGGCGGTCGCTCGCTATCTCGGGGTCGACCTCGACGCCATCGACGCTCGACGGGAGCGTCTCGCCGGGCTCGCGAGGCGAGTCCCCGACGTCCGACTCCGGGGCGAACGTCAGCGCCGCGCGCGCGAGCTCGGTTATAACGCGGCGATCGGCGTCGTCGTGCTCTCGATCGTGCTGTTCGTGGCCCTCTCGATGCTTCCGATCGGCGGCGTCGCCGACGAGGAGACCGTCGTCGAGGAACAGATCGAGGACCGCGCCCAGCAGCTCAGCATCGACCAGCCCGACTGGAGCGTCTTCGCACCGACGCCGCGGACGACCGACAGCTACTACGTCTTCCCGGCACAGACCGCCGACGGCGAGGTGGTCGACGTCTACAACGGCCAGTCGTCGGTCTCCTACGACCGCCCCTACGAGGGGAGCCAGATCCAGGAGCAGTACGGCTCCTACCGGGAGCGGTTCTACATGAACAGCGTCCGTCGCGGGGGGATGCAGGGAACCAACGACGCCGACGACTCCCTGGCGGAGTACATCTGTACGAGCTGGGAGGAAGAGCAGGGAACGGAGCTCACCCACGTGAACATGTACCGGGTCTCCGAGGACGTCACGATGGACACGGTAAGCGATCCGGACGATCGCGACCGGAGCGTCGATCTCGTCTCCGCCCACGGCTGTGGTGACAACGAACCCGCGGAGATCCAGCCGCCCGACTTCTAG
- a CDS encoding thiol-disulfide oxidoreductase DCC family protein, which yields MSKEIPEDAPIVLFDGVCNLCAGFVQFIVPRDDEEIFHFASLQSDVGQRLLAEHGLAEDGLESIVLIEGEDAYVKSAAVLRIGERLGGVYALGRPLRYLPRRLRDLGYDVVAANRYRVFGKKDQCMMPTGNVQERFLD from the coding sequence ATGAGCAAGGAGATCCCCGAGGACGCGCCGATCGTCCTCTTCGACGGCGTCTGTAACCTCTGTGCCGGGTTCGTCCAGTTTATCGTGCCGCGGGACGACGAGGAGATCTTTCATTTCGCGTCGCTACAGTCAGACGTCGGCCAGCGCCTGCTGGCCGAGCACGGCCTCGCCGAGGACGGCCTCGAGTCGATCGTCCTGATCGAGGGCGAGGACGCCTACGTCAAGTCCGCGGCCGTCCTCCGGATCGGCGAACGCCTCGGCGGCGTCTACGCCCTCGGGCGGCCGCTCCGATATCTCCCGCGACGACTCCGTGACTTGGGGTACGACGTCGTCGCGGCCAATCGGTACCGCGTGTTCGGCAAGAAAGACCAGTGTATGATGCCGACCGGAAACGTACAGGAGCGGTTTCTCGACTAG
- a CDS encoding Sjogren's syndrome/scleroderma autoantigen 1 family protein — protein MSDFDKEAEREKLREKYERDKAEREATQRMSDLLLKGATMTNNHCGTCGDPLFQQDDTTFCPSCHGNPDAVQGTSLEAQPAEDGPEPEGTDESADGSDRPEPEIDVTRSETDADGPDTAPDRAGQGQTADTDPAGDASARPSSPPSRSTADGEVRTQSRDDRSRDPEPDRAQRDRHHGESRRPADRSRRATDSRTRATSGSGELEDARASLVAALEKFAREASETDDPRYARECLEAAREAGETLETLR, from the coding sequence ATGAGCGACTTCGACAAGGAAGCCGAACGCGAGAAGCTTCGCGAGAAGTACGAACGCGACAAGGCAGAGCGGGAGGCAACCCAGCGGATGAGCGACCTTCTGCTCAAGGGCGCGACGATGACCAACAATCACTGCGGAACCTGTGGTGACCCGCTCTTCCAGCAGGACGACACGACGTTCTGTCCGAGCTGTCACGGCAACCCCGACGCCGTCCAGGGAACGAGTCTCGAGGCCCAGCCGGCCGAGGACGGGCCCGAGCCCGAGGGGACCGACGAAAGCGCGGACGGGTCGGACCGCCCCGAGCCCGAAATCGACGTGACGCGGTCCGAAACCGACGCTGACGGCCCCGACACGGCACCCGACCGCGCGGGCCAGGGCCAGACCGCCGACACCGACCCCGCGGGCGACGCGAGTGCGCGGCCGTCCTCGCCCCCGTCGCGGTCGACGGCCGACGGGGAGGTCAGAACGCAGTCCCGGGACGACCGATCTCGCGATCCGGAGCCCGATCGGGCACAGCGGGACCGCCACCACGGTGAGTCACGCCGTCCCGCTGACCGATCGCGACGAGCGACCGACTCGCGAACACGAGCGACCTCGGGCTCCGGCGAGCTCGAGGACGCCCGCGCCTCGCTGGTCGCCGCCCTCGAGAAGTTCGCGCGAGAGGCAAGCGAGACGGACGATCCCCGCTACGCCCGCGAGTGTCTCGAGGCCGCCCGCGAGGCCGGCGAGACCCTCGAGACGCTACGCTAG
- a CDS encoding GNAT family N-acetyltransferase yields the protein MTDDSDPYTVHDRLPDPDTFARLREVTGMSSRSREGIERGLPNSLHAAVAVHEPTGETVGMGRLVGDGGTVYQICDMAVHPDHQDRGLGTRIMERLEAYLEREAPPEAYVNLVADVDGFYEEFGYEELRPASKGMHRWID from the coding sequence GTGACCGACGACAGCGATCCGTACACGGTACACGATCGGCTTCCCGATCCGGATACGTTCGCCCGCTTGCGCGAGGTGACCGGGATGTCCTCACGCTCCCGCGAGGGGATCGAGCGCGGGCTGCCGAACTCGCTCCACGCCGCGGTCGCGGTCCACGAGCCGACCGGCGAAACCGTCGGAATGGGACGGCTCGTCGGCGACGGCGGCACGGTCTATCAGATATGTGATATGGCGGTCCACCCGGACCACCAGGACCGAGGACTCGGCACGCGGATCATGGAACGGCTCGAGGCCTACCTCGAGCGTGAGGCACCCCCGGAGGCGTACGTCAATCTGGTCGCCGACGTCGACGGCTTCTACGAGGAGTTCGGCTACGAGGAGCTCCGTCCCGCGTCGAAGGGAATGCACCGCTGGATCGACTGA
- a CDS encoding ester cyclase, with protein sequence MATQTGSNTELVREYLAAFNDRDRETLSELLADDVVEHGIHDELHGVDELLEKLEAHFEPFPDYSGTTEAIVAEDDLVAVRYTVGGTHTGEYRDVEPTGYAAEWSGMAMYRIDGDEIAEVWLEEDRLGLLEQLEVVDPPAHLRI encoded by the coding sequence ATGGCAACCCAGACTGGATCGAACACGGAACTCGTTCGGGAGTATCTGGCCGCGTTCAACGACCGGGACCGCGAGACGCTCTCGGAGCTCCTCGCGGACGACGTCGTCGAGCACGGCATCCACGACGAACTACACGGCGTCGACGAACTCCTCGAGAAGCTCGAGGCACACTTCGAGCCGTTCCCGGACTACTCGGGGACGACCGAGGCGATAGTCGCCGAGGACGATCTCGTCGCGGTCCGGTACACGGTCGGTGGGACCCACACGGGCGAGTACCGCGACGTCGAACCGACGGGATACGCCGCCGAGTGGAGCGGGATGGCGATGTACCGGATCGACGGCGACGAGATCGCCGAGGTCTGGCTCGAGGAGGATCGGCTCGGACTGCTTGAGCAACTCGAGGTCGTCGACCCCCCGGCGCACCTCCGGATCTGA
- a CDS encoding TIGR00725 family protein — protein MRVSVIGGGRIEDEASTRAEAVGRELGRRGHTVVCGGLGGTMEAVCRGAKAEDGRTIGILPTERPADANDYVDVPIATGLGHARNALVPLNGAAVIALAGSHGTLSEIGFAGVYDRPVVGLETHELPGIEAVETPQAAVDAVEAAVSE, from the coding sequence ATGCGCGTCAGCGTCATCGGCGGCGGACGGATCGAGGACGAGGCGAGCACTCGAGCCGAGGCCGTGGGTCGGGAGCTCGGTCGAAGAGGACACACGGTCGTCTGTGGTGGCCTCGGCGGGACGATGGAGGCGGTCTGTCGCGGTGCCAAGGCCGAGGACGGACGCACGATCGGCATCCTCCCGACGGAGCGCCCGGCGGACGCGAACGACTACGTCGACGTCCCGATCGCGACGGGGCTCGGCCACGCCAGGAACGCGCTCGTTCCGCTGAACGGCGCGGCGGTGATCGCGCTCGCGGGGAGCCACGGCACGCTCTCGGAGATCGGGTTCGCCGGCGTCTACGATCGACCCGTCGTCGGCCTCGAGACCCACGAGCTGCCGGGAATCGAGGCCGTCGAGACGCCGCAGGCGGCCGTCGACGCAGTGGAGGCCGCGGTCTCCGAGTAA